One segment of Macrotis lagotis isolate mMagLag1 chromosome 1, bilby.v1.9.chrom.fasta, whole genome shotgun sequence DNA contains the following:
- the LOC141518851 gene encoding small EDRK-rich factor 1, giving the protein MVATARGNQRELARQKNMKKTQEISKGKRKEDSLSASQRKQRDSEIMQQKQKAANEKKSLQTGEK; this is encoded by the coding sequence ATGGTCGCGACGGCCCGTGGAAACCAGCGGGAACTTGCCCGtcagaaaaacatgaagaaaacacAGGAGATTagcaagggaaaaagaaaagaagatagtcTGTCTGCTTCCCAGAGAAAACAGAGGGATTCTGAAATAATGCAACAAAAGCAGAAGGCTGCTAATGAGAAGAAATCTCTGCAGACAGGTGAAAAATGA